The following DNA comes from Chitinophagales bacterium.
TAAGTAAAAATGCACTAAGTGTTGCATTTATTTGTTTAAAATTTATTGCATAAAATAACCCTAAAAAAACAAGCTGGAAAATCAAGAAGAGTTTGCTTAGATAGAGTTGAGGTATAAACTCCCCATAAAACGAAACATAGTAGCAAGTTAAAGCTATACATAAATTGATAAAAAAGAAAAATATAGGTGTTTTCCACCAGTGGATTTCATCTTTAATTTTAAATAAGTTGATGAAACTTTTTATAAAATGTCTTTTCTTATAAAGAAGTAAAAGTATTAGAAAAGGTATTCCATATTTAATTAAGCGGGTAAACAAAAACACAATAAGATAAAACTTAGGGTAATACGCTTTTAATTGGCTAATAGATTCTGTAAATAGATAACTTATATGAAAGGTGTAATACACATATAGCTCATGTATTTCACTTGAAAAATACAATAAAATATATGATAACACACTTAAGATAGTGAATAAGGCTAATAGTATAAATTTACTTTTTCTTAGCTTAAACATTTAGCTGTGTTTAGAATCATCATGAACAAGTTCAATCCACTGATACAATTTCTCTATCCCCTTTCTCAAATCAAATTTTGGCTCCCAATGCAACTTTTCACTTACCAAAGTATTATCACTACATCTTCCTCTTACACCTGTAGGTCCATCAATATTTTTGATAACTAACTTTTTCTCACTTAACTTAATTATCATTTTAGTAAAATCATTAATGCTTATCATTTCTTCACTTCCTATATTAAAAGGGCCGCTCTCATTGCTTTGCATTAACAACCTTACCGCATCTATACAATCATCTATATATAAAAAAGAACGTGTTTGTAGACCATCTCCCCATATTTCTATATTTTCCCCTTCTTTTGCTTGTGCCACTTTTCTACAAATAGCTGCTGGGGCTTTTTCTTTGCCATTGTTCCATGCACCTTCTGGCCCATAAATATTATGAAAACGTGCTATTTTAATGTTTAATCCCAAATTCCTTTTGAATGTCAAATACAACCGCTCACTAAATAACTTTTCCCAACCATATTCGCTGTCTGGCTGTGCAGGGTAAGCAGTATTTTCTGCTAGTTTTGGATTGTTAGGGTCTAGTTGGTTATATTCAGGATACATACAGGCAGAAGAAGAATAAAACACTTTTCCTACTTGGTAATCTACACAAGCTTGAGCCGTAAGTAAATTGATTAAAGCTGAATTATGCATTACATGCGCATCATTATCTCCAGTAAAAATATAACCAGCACCTCCCATGTCGGCTGCAAGCTGGTATAGCTCATCTATATTATTAGCTAATGCTTTAACTACTTTTTCTTTATCACGCAAATCTGCTATAGTAAATTTATCTGCTGCGGTGGGTGAAAAC
Coding sequences within:
- a CDS encoding NAD-dependent epimerase/dehydratase family protein, which codes for MKKAVVFGAGGFIGSHLVKRLKSEGYWVHGVDLKQPEFSPTAADKFTIADLRDKEKVVKALANNIDELYQLAADMGGAGYIFTGDNDAHVMHNSALINLLTAQACVDYQVGKVFYSSSACMYPEYNQLDPNNPKLAENTAYPAQPDSEYGWEKLFSERLYLTFKRNLGLNIKIARFHNIYGPEGAWNNGKEKAPAAICRKVAQAKEGENIEIWGDGLQTRSFLYIDDCIDAVRLLMQSNESGPFNIGSEEMISINDFTKMIIKLSEKKLVIKNIDGPTGVRGRCSDNTLVSEKLHWEPKFDLRKGIEKLYQWIELVHDDSKHS